Within Oncorhynchus keta strain PuntledgeMale-10-30-2019 chromosome 3, Oket_V2, whole genome shotgun sequence, the genomic segment gACCAGGGCATCTGATACAGCGCTTatatccctctcctccactctgcctTTGGAGGAACTGAACAGAGCACACTTGTAGCTAGCGGGTGGTAGTCCAGTTTAGAACGCCTGTCAGTTGAAAGCTATACATTGTAAAGCGGACACCCAGAGTTCTGATGTAATGtatagtatgttactgtacagccaccgCGTTCCAATTTAATCTCTTATCAGTGACCAAATCGCCCATTTTTGATCCCGTACATGGGATCAGAGTATAAAGGGTTAACCGATGTTGATATTGTCATGACACACACCTTCATGAAGGGGACACTTACCTGTCTCTTCAAGACGAGGTGCTTTCCCTTCCAGTACTTAAGCATCTGCAGGGACTGCAGGGTGCTGACAATGTCCACTGGGTTCACCGCGGTCTCCTGGCTGATCTCTGAACACACACGAGTACAACGCACAGCTCTTCACGCACTCATTCAAAATACTGAATCGTGCCAAGAGTACCGTTTCATATGCTGTTCCTAGTCATTCAAATGCTTGGTAGAAAATCCTCTCACGTGTTCAAATGAAACTGAGGCTAACCTGAACAAGCTAAATAATTAACAACATTAAATCAACATTTACAGACTTGACAACCATAAAACAGATTGATAGGGCTGTAAACACACAAGCTACAGCGAATACATGACAAATAGAGTGATAAATCAAAGGTAGCCTTCCAAGGTTTAATGCTTAGTGCATGTTCGTTAAGCAGTTTGATGCTCCACCTATGGACTAATTCATTATGAGAGGAGAATTAGCCTATATGGACAGGGCCAAATTAAAATGTTTctaaattagaaaaaaaaatacatatgcTTATGTGGGAGAAATTTAAAGAGGACACTTTGGAgattgtgtgtgagtgtatggcgtgtgtgtgtgatcggAACAAGCTACATAATTTACCTGGGTAATTTTAAAACCTCACCTTTGACCCTAAACTAATTGTAGATTGTTGAGGAAATATTTTCTCAACAGTCAAGAGCGGCATTAAGCACCAAAACATATTTGCAAAAATCAGTTCTTTGTAAAGTCCTCTGTCACCTTTGATGGAGATCTCTTTGCCCTGGAAGTTGTACATGTAACGCAGCAGCACCTCTTTCCAGTAGCTACGGTAGCTGATGAGGCCCAGGTCCGAGAGGGGCCGCTCTGGGGAGcccaccttctcctccaccttggacagcaggtagcctacagAAAGGGGAGAGCACCGGCAGGGTGGTCACTAGCAGTTCTATCTAATAAGTAATGAGATGGACTGCACTGACATAGCAATGAGACCTGGTGGAGAAAAGCAAAAAAAATGCTATAAAGGAACTGTAGTTTCTACTGCAATAACCGTGTAATGACAACACATTAAGAAGTTGCTTTCAGGACATTAAAAGCCATTTTTGACCAGCAAGACTGTTGTCATTCCTGGGAGGCTTAACAAAATAAATCAGCATCTCGAAATGCCACCTGGCTGTAGTTGCAGTAGCCAATCTAACAAGGGGAAAACAGAGTTGGTCTATACTTACTGAAGTCAATCAGCATCTTCCCAAAGCCTTGCCTCATGTACTGGGGCATTGTCAGGATGCAGGAGACGTTGTAGTTGAGGAAAGAGTTCTTCTCCTGAAAAAACAGAGGATATGGGTCTGAATCTCATCTTTAAAACTAAAGTAATGACAGAGACGTCCCTAATAATAATTTTTTAAAAAGCTCCGTTATAAACCGTATCAAAAAGTTATGGGAGACACTATCAATTTGAACAGAGTATAATGGATGGGTACCTTAGAGAAGTATCCCACAAGATGGCAGCCTGTGTTGTCTGCCTCAGTCATAACGTAGAACAGAAAGGGTTCCACGTCGTAGTACAGCGTCTTGTGATCCAGGAAGAGCTTGGCGAGTAGACACAGGTTCTGGCAGTAGATCTGGAAAAGGAAACCACACACCATTTAAATTCCCCAAAGACCTTGCCAGGGATAATGTAAGGGCGAAAGGTAGACTAGAGCTAATTTCCTCCAGGGGTGCCCTACTACTGTGGCCGACCctgaaaaacaacacatttcactgcacccatCCAGTGTATGTGACCTATCCATATTCTATGTAGCTTGTTTTATAGGAGTGCAAGGCACCAGTGGGGTTAGGGTCCCTGAAGAAATGTGAGACATGACAAAACGAAAGGTAATAATTCAACCATGATTATTTCTTTGTTCTTTAGACTGGAGAATAAAACGGAGACAGGGGAAAAAAGCATTTGTTGTGTACGAGTCCAGGGTGAGTTCAAGTGTGTAGGCCCCCTCACCTTGTTCTTCTTGCCGTCCACCTCAAAGACAGAGATGGCTCCCTTCCTGTAGACCTCATCGCCGGGCGGATGCTTCCACACACACTTAGCCTAACAAACACACGGAGACAACACTACTGATTTGCTCATACAAACCCCCATTAAAAAAGGCCTCTCTGAACAGTTTCAGCTGAAATTGAAGTCATTGGGTGAGTTTAGAATTCCCAAACATATGACAAAAGGAGCTTAAACTTTGATTGGCTGTTGCATGCAGTTTCAATCACATTTGAGTTGCTTCGAGTATCAGCAAAGGTTGCTGGAAAGGATGTCACTTGCAATCTGCAACAAACATTGTGTGAAAGTTGATTCGTGTAACCCCAGCTTTAAGAGGTGATAGGACTGGCttttctacagtgccttcaggaagtattcatacccctcgacttattccacattttgctgtattacagcctgaattcacaatggattaaattgattttGTTCCCCTTACCCATccatacacaataccccatgacgaCAAAATGAAAacgggtttttagaaatatttgcaaatgtattgaaaatgaaacacagaaatctcatttacataagtattcaaacctctGAGTTAATACTTTGTAAAAGCACCTTTGGTGGtgattcaatcaaatgtatttataaagaccagctttgagtcgtcttgggtatgtctatgAGCTTAGAACAATGTTTATTTTTGTACCATGATAGGACCCTATATCATTAACACTGTACTCCGGCGTTGGTGTTCAGGAGAGTCAACATTTGTCAGGATAAAAAGGAAAATACTTTTTCTCAAAAGGAGTGCGGCTGCGGGAGTTGTACCGTAGACCATTTGGAAGAATCTTTGAACATCTGCAGATTTTCTCAAAGCTCTTAAACTAGATTGCTGTTCATCGCCTCTcccaagtctttccacagattttcaatgggatttaaATCTTGGCTTTGACTGGaacactcaaggactttcacatttgTGTTCTGAAGCCAATCCAGCAGTGTTTTGGCTGTATTTttggggtcattatcctgttggaacGTGGAATCTATGCCCCAGTTTAAGGTCGTTTGCACTCTGAAGAAACTCTCTCATCAAGAGTTTGCTGTATTTGGCTCCAGTCATTGTTCcttctatccttaccagtctcctagTCCCTGGCGCTAAAAAGCATCCTACATTGCATGATTCTTCCCCGTTGGGAGATGAGCTGTGCTTGATTTTCTCCAGACACAGAGCTttgcattcaggctaaagagatacatttgtctcatcagaccacagaataaTTTGCCTTATGCATGCTGTCATGAgactttttctcaggagtggcttccgactggccactctcccataaagcctagattggtgaagtgctgtagagaccgTTGTCCTTGTGGCAGGTTCttccatctcagccaaggaattCTGTAGTTCTGTCTAGGTCACTTCcatgaccaaggtccttcttacAGCCAGATCTAGGCAGTTTCATATTTGTTTTAATTTgtcaatgatggagaccactgctCTCTTCAAAACTTTTAACACTAGAAATGGTTTTATACCCTGCCCCAGACACAACAATTCTATCTCGGAGATCTACAGATAGTTCTTTGGATTTGAgaagtttttgctctgacatctacggtcaactgtaggaccttatatagacatgtgtgttTCTTTGTAAATGTATGTCCAAACTGAATTGGcaacaggtgaactccaatcagtTTGTCGtgacagctcaaggatgatcaaaggaaattggatgcaccagAGCTACATTTTGGGTGGCATAGCAAAGGGGTGGGAATGcctatgtaaatgagatatttctgtaattcattttgaacacatttctaaaaacatgttttcactttgtcattatggggtatagtgtgtagacgGGTGagtgaaaaaaaaaatcatatttaatctattttgaattcgggctgtaacaaaacgtggaataaCAAATTCGAGgggtactttctgaaggcactgtatatcttaCCATGTGTCGTCTCAGAATGGTCTGGCTCTTCATGTACTTGAGGCAGAACTCGCAGACGTAGAGACGTCCCAGGCGGGCGTACTCCTCGGGGTAGGGGGAGTGGTACCACGTGTCCAGCTCGTAGCGGCCGAATAGGATGgtcttgatcatgttgctgcCCTCCGTGATCTGTCCCTGGATCCGCAGCTTCTCCTGTGGCGTTTTCAATAAGCGGCAAACGAGAGAGGAGAAATATGAAATTCTTCTAAACTACCAAGAACATCTTATCTACAATAATCTAAAACACGATTGGTTTATTATGCATGAAGGTGCACTGAGGTTTTTGTCTTACCAGATCTTCAGATGCGCGTGCCTGGGCTTTTCTGAAAAGCTCCAGGTCATATTCACTAGTGATGTTCTCCAGAAGAGGTTCTCTGGTGTTGCCGTGGCTCTGTCGATGCTCCTGTAGAAGAGATGGAAAGAAAAAGAGTTGGGTGACAGAGTGCTGATTGTGTCAATAAATGGGCTTTATTGAATATACTCTTTAAAGAGGTAGCGGTTCAGACTTTTTCGGGAAGATGGGCCACTGTCCTGACATTAGGGGTaagcttgttccaccattggggtgccaagacagagaagagctttgactgggctgatcgggagctgccctcccgtaggggtggAAGGGCCAAGTGACCAGAGGATCCCCATTGCAAACATGATTCTCCCTCTAGTCATTAGAATGGGGGTGATCTGTCCTATGTCTCACCATGTACTTCTCCTTCTGCTCCTTGGGAAGCCCAGAATTCCTCCCCTTTCTCATCTCCGTCACCTGCTCTTTGTATCTCGTCTGTTTTGATGTGGGCATCTGGTGGACACAACAGGAATTCATTGTGATTTTAGCCATTTTTTATTTTAACCCCTTttttgatcttgtctcatcactgcaactctcCAATGGActcgggaggcgaaggtcgagtcatgcgtcctccgaaacgtGAACagccaaaccgcgcttcttaatacctgcctgcttaacccggaagccagcctgcCGGCGCCTGGCCAGCCagaaggagttgctagagcgtgGGGAGCCTATTGAAGCCtcacccggccaaaccctcccttaatccgggcgacgctgggccaattgtgcgccgccctatgggactcccgatcacagccggttgtgagacagtgccctagaccactgtaccactcgggaggccctttaTTTACTTTTACATGATAAAATGAATCACCTTAAAAAGTATTCAACATTAATGTAATTCATTTTACCTGATGTCGTGTAGCGTGTCTGTTGCTTTCCTCCTGCACCTTTGATTCTTCTTCGTGTTTCTCGCGAGTGGTTGCTTTCACCTGTCAATCAAAAGGATGAATAAACTTATTGGGCATTTGATTCTCTGTAGCTCTCATTGTACGAGACAATGAAGTTAATGTACCTCAATAAGCAATGCCAAATATTTTAATTACATATTTACCTTGCATTCATCAGCAGATAGGTTATGGTAAAGAGGACATCCTGAAACTGCAAAATGGCGTTCATGTTTTCCTGTTAGATGTCCTGCAAGGAACATGAGAGACAGAAAAGCAATGAGTTTACATATAATTAAATTAATTGACCAGAGATATTTCATAACAAGAATCTTAACAAGAATCATGACAAGTCTTGTTCAGCATCCACTAAACTAGCAGTGGTGCCACTAACCAAATAGTAACTTGTCTTACCCAGTGAGTTGCATCCCGGTGTGGGACACTTCATGTTAAAATTGTAGGTCTCATGGCAGCGGCGGCGCTTGGGCCGGTGGGAGAGGTCCTTGTCTGAGTCTCTGAGGGCGGGGTCTTTGGCCACACTCTCGTCGTGGGAGGCGTTGGGGCTGGAGATGTCCAGCTCAGACTCAGATGATGGGGCGTTGCCTGTGGGCGTCAACGGCGGAGACTCGTCATGGTCGCCGACTCGCTTCACATCTGGTGTGTCTACATTGGCATGTGGGAGAAACAGCACAACATTCAGCTACACTTGACAATGTAGGATAAAATAATGGAATCTTCTAGCAATTGTTAGCCTTCAAAAGGTATCCTATACAGGTGATTGACTCATTGTACGCTAGCCTAACTACTACAGTTTCAATGTAGGTTTTGATTCATAACTAAAGCACCCATCCCATGGCTTTCTTTACCTTGTGAGCTTTGGCTGAGGCGTAGAGATGCTCTTGTGAGGCGTGTTCTCTTGGGTATGTTTCCATCACTCTCTGAGCTgtttgtctgttctctctctgcagAAGAGTCTGAATCTTCAGTCCCATCAGAGCCGCTCCCCAAATGCACACTCTGTGATAGAATGAAAAAAAAGTAAGACTGGTAGGGCTAACGCGTTAGCCAGGTAACTATAGACAATATctagcaagctaacgttaacTATTTGCTTGTCATGATGGCTCTAACTAGGTTATAGAATTGTTGCGAACGTTAGCTCCTTCAAATGTATCCATTTCTCATAAATGAGATATTCAGCTAGCTAATTACTCTCTACAAATCGCTATGTAAACACAGCCTTAATAGCTAGCTTGCTAGTCAGTTAACGTTAGTTAGCCAAATAGGCAACGCAACATTAGCAAAACACCATTATAGCATTAGCTAGCAATCTACCTTGAAAGCGTAAAAAAAGAGGCCATTTTAGCTTACTAACTTAGGTTATCTGCAGTAGCTAACTAGATAGTTGGCATCAAGTTATCTAGCTAGTTAAGAAACATACATAAATAGAGACCACTGGCTAACAACTAGCTAACATTTTAGCAACGTTATGCTAGCAGCATAGCTAGTCAAGTTAGCTTTATCCAGCTAGCTAACGCCGTAACGTTAGCTTCCGACCTACATGTTTCGTACCTGTCGTCTACGGGGCATATTTGCCTTGATGAACGCCGGTTTCTATGCCGCCCGTCTCATACAACAACGTAGTTCCCAAATTGTATAATAAATGCAGTGGATGGAACTGTTTTAGATTAAGTTTTTACTTTAAAAAACCGTGTATGTACACACAACATTGGCTATGTCTCGCGCCACATTTTCGGTACAACACACTTCCGTTTGGAACCTCTGTGTAATGTCACATGTGTAACTGTCTCCACTGGGTGGCACTGTATAGGTGGCACGCCAGTCTTATTTTCAACTCATTTAACATCTGATCTACTTAtcaaaaggcacatctcaatcGGTGGTCCAgataaattcaaatcaaatttgattggtcacatacacgtacgtgtttagcagatgttattgcgggtgtagagaaAGAAATGCTTTGTACATCATGAAATAGCACAAGTGTGGGGGTGGGCCTTTCTTCTTTTGTTCATTTTGTCCCctcttgttttttttgtgtgtgttttttgggggggagaagATAGATTTTTGGCCCAGTTGTTCCTCGCTTCGTCTctttaaaaaaatttaaaaaaaaaaaaaaattcaaattcCAATACAATAACAAAAAAACATTGAACATCACTACAAATATGCATTTTCTCTGAAGAAACATAATATtgttcttattttttttatttttttatttcacctttatttaaccaggtaggctagttgagaacaagttctcatttgcaactgcgacctggccaagataaagcatagcagtgtgaacagacaacacagagttagttacacatggagtaaacaattaacaagtcaataacacagcaCGGGGGAGGCCTATGACATTATGACTTCCCATCAAACCAAAGCCTTGAATGCCCTACTCCTTGAAGTTTGCAGTTGTGTCTAAAAACACTATTTTACAGAagaaacaaaaataataataattaccctttagtgtgtgtactttactgtattAATACTTGGGATACCGCTTTTCAACACGAAAAGTCATTTTTTCAATGGTAATAAACGGCCTAATTGAACTATCTTAATTTATCTGCCATCTTTGCTAACACTAGGTCTCGAATATATTTCGAAATCTTTGTTTCTTTCTCATTTGTATGACTCTTGTACAGTTCTACTAGTTTACATGCATTGGTGTGAGTTCTAAAGCTATCTGTACTATGGGATAACTATGTGTTGTCTCATGTCAAAAACCAAAGCAGACATATCAGTGATGATTAAATGTATTATCCCATTGATTGGACATTACTCACCTTTTATTGTGAAGCTCAGTAACTCTATGTAAAAATAGAGTCTATATGGTAACAAGCCTATCTGTTACTCAGATCACTGCTCATCAaatgata encodes:
- the LOC118366388 gene encoding histone acetyltransferase KAT7-like isoform X2 — its product is MPRRRQSVHLGSGSDGTEDSDSSAEREQTNSSESDGNIPKRTRLTRASLRLSQSSQDTPDVKRVGDHDESPPLTPTGNAPSSESELDISSPNASHDESVAKDPALRDSDKDLSHRPKRRRCHETYNFNMKCPTPGCNSLGHLTGKHERHFAVSGCPLYHNLSADECKVKATTREKHEEESKVQEESNRHATRHQMPTSKQTRYKEQVTEMRKGRNSGLPKEQKEKYMEHRQSHGNTREPLLENITSEYDLELFRKAQARASEDLEKLRIQGQITEGSNMIKTILFGRYELDTWYHSPYPEEYARLGRLYVCEFCLKYMKSQTILRRHMAKCVWKHPPGDEVYRKGAISVFEVDGKKNKIYCQNLCLLAKLFLDHKTLYYDVEPFLFYVMTEADNTGCHLVGYFSKEKNSFLNYNVSCILTMPQYMRQGFGKMLIDFSYLLSKVEEKVGSPERPLSDLGLISYRSYWKEVLLRYMYNFQGKEISIKEISQETAVNPVDIVSTLQSLQMLKYWKGKHLVLKRQDLIDEWKAKETKRGSNNKTIDPSSLKWTPPKGT
- the LOC118366388 gene encoding histone acetyltransferase KAT7-like isoform X1; this encodes MPRRRQSVHLGSGSDGTEDSDSSAEREQTNSSESDGNIPKRTRLTRASLRLSQSSQDTPDVKRVGDHDESPPLTPTGNAPSSESELDISSPNASHDESVAKDPALRDSDKDLSHRPKRRRCHETYNFNMKCPTPGCNSLGHLTGKHERHFAVSGCPLYHNLSADECKVKATTREKHEEESKVQEESNRHATRHQMPTSKQTRYKEQVTEMRKGRNSGLPKEQKEKYMEHRQSHGNTREPLLENITSEYDLELFRKAQARASEDLKTPQEKLRIQGQITEGSNMIKTILFGRYELDTWYHSPYPEEYARLGRLYVCEFCLKYMKSQTILRRHMAKCVWKHPPGDEVYRKGAISVFEVDGKKNKIYCQNLCLLAKLFLDHKTLYYDVEPFLFYVMTEADNTGCHLVGYFSKEKNSFLNYNVSCILTMPQYMRQGFGKMLIDFSYLLSKVEEKVGSPERPLSDLGLISYRSYWKEVLLRYMYNFQGKEISIKEISQETAVNPVDIVSTLQSLQMLKYWKGKHLVLKRQDLIDEWKAKETKRGSNNKTIDPSSLKWTPPKGT